Proteins from a genomic interval of Hippocampus zosterae strain Florida chromosome 14, ASM2543408v3, whole genome shotgun sequence:
- the senp2 gene encoding sentrin-specific protease 2, whose product MYEWIFDGISSLFEPATGQNRQANNGELASTLARRRESHGRPVKRNYQSVDAAEGVGQSEQVAAKRRRRDVVISFVKKTVAGVASLLRLHKPLISNPNEHRHYKDTQSVTLGINELQTPWLTRPDWRMDKSGIGMCERAAPKPFMSSLPPLMRKFSGNTVSSERRGSLQLLPSRPAVSVGMPNADQTSCNSFGHIRCCKPSLTVEETIKQNDKEHYRRLLEVVTEKYSRSQPLPFNQTKPNAVLLSHGEHTVTRKPPESIPIKIAYSPSATVLTRRIVSVNKSRCGTLPLSKSYTGAPDERQHVRCAKKSVADLDLSTEVATRLNLVDRVMPAVSPAVSHTLATHARHTDDDIPRLTKEMAAEVCAALAQSDANLVLSAAFKLRITQRDLATLQEGGWLNDEVINFYLSLVMEQCSDTAAGMRVYSFNTFFYPKLRGGPGGHAAVKRWTKAVDIFLCDLLLVPLHMGVHWALAVVDLKAKTVKLYDSMGQRHDAICGLLLLYLNEEHRAKKGRELDTTKWTVSCMRPTEIPQQKNGSDCGVFACKYAQYIAKGKPLTFRQWHMPLFRKLMIWEILHQKLL is encoded by the exons ATGTATGAATGGATATTTGACGGAATCTCGTCGTTGTTCGAGCCCGCTACGGGGCAAAACCGCCAAGCTAATAACGGTGAGCTGGCGAGCACACTAGCACGGCGGCGAGAGAGCCACGGCAGACCGGTCAAGAGAAACTACCAGAG TGTTGATGCAGCAGAAGGTGTTGGCCAGAGCGAGCAGGTTGCGGCAAAAAGACGAAGGCGAG ATGTGGTGATAAGTTTTGTCAAGAAGACTGTGGCCGGGGTCGCAAGTCTGCTTCGGTTGCACAAACCACTGATATCAAACCCCAACGAGCACAGACACTATAAGGACACGCAG TCTGTCACTTTGGGAATCAATGAGCTGCAAACGCCGTGGCTGACGAGACCGGACTGGAGAATGG ATAAATCAGGAATTGGAATGTGCGAGAGGGCTGCACCCAAGCCTTTCATGAGCTCCTTGCCTCCTTTAATGAGGAAATTCAG TGGAAACACGGTGTCTTCTGAAAGGAGAGGCTCCCTCCAGCTGCTGCCTTCACGGCCCGCTGTGAGTGTTGGAATGCCCAATGCCGACCAGACTAGTTGCAACAGCTTTGGACACATTCGCTGCTGCAAACCCAGCCTCACCGTGGAAGAG ACGATCAAGCAGAATGACAAAGAGCACTACAGACGCTTGCTGGAGGTGGTGACGGAAAAATACAGCAGAAGCCAACCGTTACCTTTCAATCAAACGAAACCAAATGC TGTGTTGCTGTCCCACGGTGAACACACAGTGACGAGGAAACCCCCCGAGTCGATCCCCATAAAGATAGCCTATTCCc CTAGCGCCACTGTGCTCACACGGAGAATTGTGTCTGTCAATAAGAGCAG ATGTGGTACCCTGCCTCTCAGCAAGTCTTACACAGGAGCACCGGATGAGAGACAGCATGTGAGATGTGCTaag aaatcagTAGCCGACTTGGACCTCTCCACAGAAGTTGCCACTCGCCTCAATTTAGTGGACCGAGTGATGCCTGCCGTTAGCCCGGCGGTCTCCCACACACTCGCCACGCATGCACGACACACGGACGACGATATACCCCGACTCACGAAG GAGATGGCAGCTGAGGTGTGCGCTGCTCTGGCTCAGAGTGACGCCAACTTGGTTTTGAGTGCCGCTTTCAAGCTACGCATCACGCAGAGAGACTTGGCCACTCTTCAGGAAGGTGGCTGGCTCAATGATGAG GTGATCAACTTCTACCTGTCCTTAGTCATGGAACAGTGCTCCGACACGGCGGCCGGAATGCGGGTGTACTCGTTCAACACCTTCTTCTACCCTAAGCTCCGTGGCGGGCCGGGCGGGCACGCCGCCGTTAAGCGCTGGACCAAAGCCGTGGACATCTTCCTCTGCGACCTGTTGCTGGTCCCGCTGCACATGGGTGTCCACTGGGCCTTAGCT GTGGTAGACTTGAAAGCAAAGACGGTGAAGTTGTATGACTCGATGGGCCAAAGGCACGATGCCATTTGCGGTCTGCTGCT gctctACCTAAATGAGGAGCACAGAGCAAAGAAAGGCAGAGAGTTGGACACCACCAAGTGGACTGTAAGCTGCATGCGGCCCACT GAGATTCCACAGCAGAAGAATGGCAGTGACTGCGGTGTGTTTGCATGTAAATACGCCCAATACATTGCGAAAGGAAAGCCCCTCACCTTTAGACAG TGGCATATGCCTCTTTTCCGGAAGCTGATGATTTGGGAAATTCTACATCAGAAGCTGCTGTAG